One Triticum dicoccoides isolate Atlit2015 ecotype Zavitan chromosome 5B, WEW_v2.0, whole genome shotgun sequence genomic window carries:
- the LOC119310307 gene encoding queuine tRNA-ribosyltransferase catalytic subunit 1-like: MALRFEVLGRFNRARAARLTLPHFTCQTPLFMPVGTQGTIKGLTTDQLETIGCQIILGNTYHLELRPGSQLIDDLGGLHKFMNWKRALLTDSGGFQMVSLLHLADITEEGVTFQSPVDGKPMLLTPEESIHIQNNIGADIIMALDDVVKTTITGPRIEEAMYRTLRWIDRCIAAHKKPDVQNLFGIVQGGLDPVLRDICVRGLVERNLPGYAIGGLAGGEDKDSFWRVVAQCTAGLPEDKPRYVMGVGYPLDIVVCSALGADMYDCVYPTRTARFGSALVPEGVLKLKQNAMATDERPIDPSCPCMVCKNYTRAYLHCLVTKDPMGSQLLSYHNLSFMARLSRDLHMSILEGRFPEFVRGFLRVQFPKGDVPKWVHNAMEVAGIDISECCTPTNCQHDAMEAAGVDISDFCPPTKCP, from the exons GTGTTAGGAAGATTTAATCGTGCTCGCGCAGCTCGGTTAACTCTGCCACACTTTACTTGTCAAACGCCACTTTTTATGCCTGTTGGTACCCAAG GTACAATAAAAGGCTTGACTACAGACCAGTTAGAGACTATAGGTTGTCAGATTATACTTGGAAATACCTACCATCTTGAACTTCGTCCTGGCTCTCAACTTATTGATGACTTGGGTGGCCTTCACAAGTTTATGAATTGGAAAAGGGCATTGCTGACTGACTCTGGTggtttccaaatg GTTTCTTTGCTGCATTTGGCTGACATTACTGAGGAAGGAGTTACATTTCAG TCACCTGTTGATGGGAAACCCATGCTCTTGACGCCTGAGGAATCAATCCATATTCAG AACAACATTGGAGCTGATATAATCATGGCTCTTGACGATGTTGTTAAGACAACAATTACCGGCCCGAGGATAGAGGAAGCTATGTATCGTACCCTTCGTTGGATTGATAGGTGCATAGCTG CTCACAAGAAACCTGATGTTCAAAACTTATTTGGGATTGTGCAAGGAGGATTAGATCCGGTTCTGAG AGATATTTGCGTGAGGGGCTTGGTTGAGCGGAACCTTCCCGG ATATGCCATTGGTGGTCTTGCAGGTGGTGAAGATAAAGACTCGTTTTGGCGTGTTGTTGCCCAGTGCACCGCTGGATTGCCTGAAGATAAACCACGATATGTTATG GGTGTTGGTTATCCACTTGATATTGTAGTATGCAGTGCTTTGGGTGCAGATATGTATGACTGTGTCTATCCAACACGCACTGCTCGCTTTGGGAGCGCACTTGTGCCTGAG GGTGTTCTGAAGTTGAAACAAAATGCAATGGCAACTGACGAACGGCCCATTGATCCTTCCTGTCCATGTATG GTCTGCAAAAACTATACCCGTGCATACTTGCATTGTCTGGTCACGAAAGATCCTATGGGTTCTCAACTGCTGTCATATCACAATTTATCATTTATGGCGCGG TTAAGTAGAGATCTCCACATGTCGATTCTTGAAGGGCGATTTCCAGA ATTCGTGAGAGGATTCTTGAGGGTGCAG TTCCCAAAGGGCGACGTGCCAAAGTGGGTTCACAATGCAATGGAGGTTGCCGGCATCGACATATCGGAGTGCTGCACCCCGACCAACTGCCAGCATGACGCAATGGAGGCTGCCGGCGTCGACATTTCGGACTTCTGCCCTCCCACCAAATGCCCCTGA
- the LOC119310308 gene encoding dicarboxylate transporter 2.1, chloroplastic-like — translation MERLRVAVSHRPPLLLPAPSHLHRRQLHLPAPLASRPLSSRHRLLSPAPRRHAGHLLASQTPSPESGPEPDAAASAAPDGAKLVPLVVSLAAGLAVRFLAPRPAEVTLQAWQLLSIFLSTIAGLVLGPLPVGAWAFLGLTTAVATRTLPFETAFSAFTNEVIWLIVISFFFARGFVKTGLGDRIATYFIKWLGGSTLGLSYGLTVSEACIAPAMPSTTARAGGVFLPIIQSLSLSAGSEPNDPSSRKLGSYLVMTQFQAACNSSALFLTAAAQNLLCLKLAEELGIIVANPWVSWFQAASLPAIVSLLATPYLLYKIFPPEIKDTPEAPALAAEKLKLMGPVTKNEWVMIGTMILAVSLWIFGDAIGVSSVVAAMLGLSILLLLGVLDWDDCLSEKSAWDTLSWFAVLVAMAGQLTDLGIVSWMSTSVAKLLESFSLSWPAAFVVLEASYFLIHYLFASQTGHVGALYSAFLAMHLAAGVPGVLSALALAFNTNLFGALTHYSSGQAAVYFGAGYLELPDIFRLGFVTALINALIWGVVGTFWWKFLGLY, via the exons ATGGAGCGCCTCCGGGTCGCTGTCTCCCACCGCCCGCCTCTGCTCCTCCCCGCCCCGAGCCATCTCCACCGACGCCAGCTCCACCTCCCCGCCCCGCTCGCATCCCGCCCCCTCTCTTCGCGGCACCGCCTGCTCTCCCCCGCCCCTCGCCGCCACGCCGGGCACCTCCTCGCCTCCCAAACGCCCAGCCCCGAATCCGGccccgagcccgacgcggcggccagCGCCGCGCCCGACGGCGCCAAGCTCGTCCCGCTCGTCGTCTCCCTGGCGGCCGGCCTCGCCGTGCGCTTCCTCGCGCCGCGGCCCGCCGAGGTGACCCTGCAGGCGTGGCAGCTGCTCTCCATCTTCCTCTCCACCATCGCGGGGCTCGTGCTGGGCCCGCTCCCCGTGGGCGCCTGGGCCTTCCTCGGCCTCACAACCGCCGTGGCCACGCGGACGCTCCCCTTCGAGACCGCCTTCTCCGCCTTCACCAACGAGGTCATCTGGCTCATCGTCATCTCCTTCTTCTTCGCGCGAGGCTTCGTCAAGACCGGCCTCGGCGACCGCATCGCCACCTACTTCATCAAGTGGCTCGGGGGCAGCACGCTGGGGCTCTCCTACGGGCTCACCGTCAGCGAGGCGTGCATCGCGCCGGCCATGCCCAGCACCACCGCCAGGGCCGGGGGCGTCTTCCTGCCTATCATCCAGTCGCTCTCGCTCTCCGCGGGCAGCGAGCCTAACGACCCGTCGTCGCGGAAGCTCGGCTCCTATCTTGTGATGACCCAGTTCCAG GCAGCTTGTAACTCAAGTGCTCTCTTCCTGACTGCTGCAGCACAAAATCTGTTATGCTTGAAGCTAGCAGAGGAGCTTGGTATCATAGTTGCGAATCCATGGGTATCATGGTTCCAGGCTGCTAGTTTGCCAGCTATTGTGTCCCTGCTAGCAACACCATACTTGCTATATAAAATCTTCCCCCCTGAAATAAAGGACACACCTGAAGCCCCAGCATTAGCTGCAGAAAAGCTGAAGCTCATGGGCCCAGTGACTAAGAATGAGTGGGTTATGATTGGTACAATGATTCTTGCAGTGTCATTATGGATTTTCGG GGATGCTATTGGTGTATCTAGTGTTGTTGCTGCAATGCTTGGGCTCTCTATTCTTCTCCTGCTTGGTGTGCTAGACTGGGATGATTGCTTGAGTGAGAAGTCAGCATGGGATACACTCTCCTGGTTCGCAGTTCTAGTTGCGATGGCCGGACAGCTCACAGACCTTGGAATTGTGTCGTGGATGTCAACTTCTGTCGCCAAGCTGCTTGAATCTTTCTCATTGAGTTGGCCTGCAGCTTTTGTTGTTCTTGAGGCCTCCTACTTCCTCATTCACTATCTATTTGCGAGTCAAACGGGGCATGTTGGAGCTCTATACTCTGCGTTTCTGGCTATGCATTTAGCAGCTGGTGTTCCTGGTGTGCTGTCCGCGCTTGCTTTGGCATTCAACACAAATCTGTTTGGCGCACTAACACACTATAGCAGTGGGCAAGCTGCGGTATATTTCGGAG CGGGGTACCTGGAGCTTCCAGATATATTCAGGCTGGGCTTTGTAACAGCCCTGATTAATGCTTTGATATGGGGAGTTGTTGGCACCTTTTGGTGGAAATTTCTGGGGCTTTATTGA